ATGCGGCCCACGCTGCGGGTATGCCGGTGCCGATCGCCGCCGCCGCGGAGCAAACCTATGCCGCGGGCCTAGTCCGCGGCTGGGGTGCCGATGATGATTCCTCCATCATCCGCGTCAACGCCCCCACCCGTGCGGAGAACGCTTCATGACGGGTATGGCGCTATTAGGGGTGGGCATCGCGGCGGTTGCCCTCCTCCTCGCGCTGGTCATCTGGGTGCGGCTGCCTGCCTTCGTGGCGCTGATCTTGGTCTCCGTCATCACCGCCATCGTCGCAGGTATCCCCCTGGCTGATGCCACCGGAACGGTCACTAAGGGCATTGGCAACACCTTAAGCTCCGTGCTGGTGGTGGTTGGCCTCGGCGCGATGCTGGGCCGGATGATCGAGGCGTCCGGCGGGGCGGACTCGCTGGCCACCTATTTCACGCTGAAGTTGGGCAAGAAGCGCGTGGTTGCGGCGGTGACCATCGCCGCGTTCATCCTGGGCATCCCGGTGTTCTTTGACGTCGGCTTTATCATCCTGGCGCCGATCATCTTCGCCTTCGCGCGCGTGGTGGGCCTCAACCCGCTGAAGATCGGCCTGCCGGTCGCCGGCATCATGCTCACCGTCCACGTGGTCACCCCGCCGCACCCCGGCCCGGTGGCCGCCGCGGGCCTGCTCGATGCTGACCTTGGCCTGGTCTTAGCATTCTCGCTGCCGCTGGCCGCCCTTGCCGGTGTGGCCGGCTACTGGCTGGCCCGCCTCATCCGGGTAGACACTGTCACCTTGCTGGACTCACCAGCCACGGAGGCACCGCCGGTCTCCGATACGGTGCCGCCGCGCCCGGGCATTGTCATGGGGCTGATCTTGCTGCCCATCGCCCAGATCATGGTGGGCACCGTGGGCTCGTTGCTTCTCGACGACCACCCCATCATCACCTTCTTAGGCTCCGCACCCATCGCGCTCCTCACCGCCGTACTCGTGGCCTTTGTGGTCCTGGGCCGCGACCAAGGCTGGGACCTGACCCGCCGCTCGACGATCCTGGATTCGGCGTTGCCAGACGTTGCCGTGATCATCTTTGTCACCGGCGCCGGCGGTGGCTTTGCCAACGTGCTGGTAGAAAGCGGCATCGGCCAGGTGGTCTCCGACATGCTCATCGCCACCGCCATGCCCCTGATCCTGTTGGCCTACGTGCTCTCCTTGCTGCTGCGCGCAGCCCAAGGATCCGCCACCGTAGCCATCCTGACCACCGCAGGTCTGCTGCTCACCCCGATTACCGACGCCGCCCTATCCAACACCCAGACAGCCCTACTGGCCTGCGCCATCGGTTTCGGCGCCCTGGGCTTAAGCCACATCAACGACTCCGGCTTCTGGATTGTCACCCGCTACCTGGGCCTATCCGTTAAGGACGGCCTGCGCACCTGGACAGTCTTGTCCACCGGATTCTCCGTGGCAGGCTTCGCCCTGACCTGGGCGGCGTACGCGCTGGTGTAACGGTAGACAACTGCACACGTCGGCCTCGGGCACCTCACCATCGGGTGTCCGGGGCCAACCTATTCTCCACTGCGCTGCTCCCCCACTTTGGGGGAAGATGAGATTAATAATTCCTGTCTTCCCTGCACAAGGTCTTGTGAGGCTCCCCCCCCCCCCCGCAGCTAAGGTTGAACTTAATCACGCGGAGTTTCCGCGGCCAGTACGGATGGCCGTATCAGTTCACAGCCGTCCCCCTCCCCTGCCCGCTGCGCCCCGCACTCATCAGCTACCCGGAGGTGACCCATGAACACCACCCAAAAGAACATCCTTGCGTGCCTCTTCGCCGCGATCGCAGCACTCCTCTTAGGCGTCACTCTTGGGCACTCAGTTGCCTGGGCAGCCACTATCGGGTGGCTCCTGGCCCTGGCTTTCTTCATCGGCGCCGCTGCCTTCTGGGCCAAAGGCACGCAGCACAAGCAGCACCAGTAGCCACACCCCGGTAGGCTCACACCGCCGCGGCGCGCCTTAACATGACTTACGGCCCCGCCCTGCACTCACACTCGTGAGGTAGGGCGGGGCCATCATTGTGCCAGCTTAGCTCGGCGTTTTAGCCGTTGAGCTTACGGTAGTCAAAGACCTGATCGATGATGCCGTACTCCACCGCGTCGGCGGCGGTGAGGATCTTATCGCGGTCAGTATCGGTGCGGATCTGCTCCGGGGTGCGCCCGGTGTGGCGCGCCAGGGTTTCATCCATCTGGCGGCGCATGCGCTCGATCTCCGCGGCCTGGATCTCCAGGTCAGAGACCTGGCCCTGGGTGCCCTGGGTGGCGGGCTGGTGGATGAGCACCCGGGCGTTGGGCAGGGCTGCGCGCTTGCCCTTGGTGCCCGCTGCCAGCAGCACGGCCGCGGCGGAGGCAGCCTGGCCCAGGCACACGGTCTGCACGTCCGGGCGGACGTACTGCATCGTGTCGTAGATCGCGGTCATCGCGGTGAAGGAGCCGCCCGGGGAGTTGATGTACATGGTGATGTCCCGGTCCGGGTCGAGGCCCTCAAGGACCAGCAGCTGGGCCATGATGTCATTGGCGGAGGTGTCATCGACCTGGGTGCCCAGGAAGATGATGCGCTCTTCGAAGAGCTTGGCGTACGGGTTGGTTTCCTTGGTGCCGTAGGCGGACTGCTCGATGAAGGAGGGCAGCACGTAGCGTGCAGAGGGCATCTGGAAGGCGTTGGTCATGGTTTATTCAGTGCTCCTTAGTTTCCCACGCTCGTCTGAACGGTCTCAATAACATGATCAACCAGGCCGTAGTCGCGTGCTTGCTCGGCGGTGAACCAGCGGTCGCGGTCGGAGTCCCGGGTGATCTGCTCGTAGGTTTGGCCGGAGTGC
Above is a genomic segment from Corynebacterium uberis containing:
- a CDS encoding ATP-dependent Clp protease proteolytic subunit yields the protein MTNAFQMPSARYVLPSFIEQSAYGTKETNPYAKLFEERIIFLGTQVDDTSANDIMAQLLVLEGLDPDRDITMYINSPGGSFTAMTAIYDTMQYVRPDVQTVCLGQAASAAAVLLAAGTKGKRAALPNARVLIHQPATQGTQGQVSDLEIQAAEIERMRRQMDETLARHTGRTPEQIRTDTDRDKILTAADAVEYGIIDQVFDYRKLNG
- a CDS encoding GntP family transporter, whose protein sequence is MTGMALLGVGIAAVALLLALVIWVRLPAFVALILVSVITAIVAGIPLADATGTVTKGIGNTLSSVLVVVGLGAMLGRMIEASGGADSLATYFTLKLGKKRVVAAVTIAAFILGIPVFFDVGFIILAPIIFAFARVVGLNPLKIGLPVAGIMLTVHVVTPPHPGPVAAAGLLDADLGLVLAFSLPLAALAGVAGYWLARLIRVDTVTLLDSPATEAPPVSDTVPPRPGIVMGLILLPIAQIMVGTVGSLLLDDHPIITFLGSAPIALLTAVLVAFVVLGRDQGWDLTRRSTILDSALPDVAVIIFVTGAGGGFANVLVESGIGQVVSDMLIATAMPLILLAYVLSLLLRAAQGSATVAILTTAGLLLTPITDAALSNTQTALLACAIGFGALGLSHINDSGFWIVTRYLGLSVKDGLRTWTVLSTGFSVAGFALTWAAYALV